From the genome of Deinococcus sp. JMULE3, one region includes:
- the secY gene encoding preprotein translocase subunit SecY, translating to MLRAFRDAFRIPDLRRKIVFTLLLLAVYRLGSSIPTPGVNGAALSDATNSSLFGLISMISGGNLSQFSIFALGVLPYITASIVIQLLTTTLPPLEKLSKEGEEGRKKINQYTRYAAVALGTFQAAFFASYINANPSFLAVGWEPGLFTILVMVLTQVAGIAFTMWIGERITEVGVGNGISLIITSGIIAMYPREIALTAQLVRESADAPWLLRIVAFVAVILVTIAGIVYVYQAERRVPVTYARARGGAAGQARSAGQATWLPIKVNQAGVIPVIFASAMLIIPNLIQQGTATRAPGVSSWIATYLTFGQPLYIALEALLIFGFTYLYNSVQFDPKRIAEQLREAGGFIPGVRPGTPTAEFLGTISSRLSLWGAIFLVILTVMPQLVQKATSITTFQFSGTGLLIIVGVALETLKQLEAQLTVRRYDGFISKGRIRGRMNRDS from the coding sequence ATGCTTCGCGCCTTCCGCGACGCGTTCCGGATTCCGGACCTTCGGCGGAAGATTGTCTTCACCCTGCTGCTCCTCGCCGTGTACCGGCTGGGGAGCAGCATTCCCACACCAGGGGTCAACGGCGCCGCACTGAGCGACGCCACGAACAGCAGTCTGTTCGGGCTGATCAGCATGATCTCGGGAGGCAATCTTTCGCAGTTCTCGATCTTCGCACTCGGCGTGCTGCCGTACATCACGGCCAGCATCGTCATCCAGCTGCTGACCACCACGCTGCCCCCACTGGAGAAACTCTCCAAGGAAGGCGAGGAAGGCCGCAAGAAGATCAACCAGTACACCCGCTACGCCGCCGTGGCCCTGGGCACCTTCCAGGCCGCGTTCTTCGCGTCGTACATCAATGCCAACCCCAGCTTCCTGGCGGTCGGCTGGGAACCGGGCCTGTTCACCATTCTGGTGATGGTCCTGACCCAGGTGGCGGGCATCGCGTTCACCATGTGGATCGGCGAGCGCATCACGGAAGTCGGTGTCGGCAACGGCATCAGCCTGATCATCACCAGTGGCATCATCGCCATGTACCCGCGTGAGATCGCGCTGACCGCGCAGCTCGTGCGGGAATCCGCGGACGCGCCCTGGCTGCTGCGCATCGTGGCGTTCGTCGCCGTGATCCTCGTGACCATCGCCGGGATCGTGTACGTGTACCAGGCCGAGCGCCGCGTGCCCGTCACGTACGCCCGCGCGCGTGGCGGCGCGGCCGGTCAGGCCCGCAGCGCCGGTCAGGCCACCTGGCTGCCCATCAAGGTGAACCAGGCGGGCGTGATCCCCGTGATCTTCGCGTCGGCCATGCTGATCATTCCCAACCTGATCCAGCAGGGCACCGCGACCCGCGCGCCGGGCGTGAGCAGCTGGATCGCCACGTACCTGACGTTCGGACAGCCGCTGTACATCGCGCTGGAAGCCCTGCTGATCTTCGGCTTCACGTACCTGTACAACAGCGTGCAGTTCGATCCGAAGCGCATCGCGGAGCAGCTGCGCGAGGCCGGGGGCTTCATTCCCGGCGTCCGCCCCGGCACGCCCACCGCGGAGTTCCTGGGCACCATCAGCAGCCGCCTGAGCCTGTGGGGCGCCATCTTCCTGGTGATCCTGACGGTCATGCCGCAGTTGGTGCAGAAGGCCACGAGCATCACGACCTTCCAGTTCAGCGGCACCGGTCTGCTGATCATCGTGGGTGTGGCGCTCGAGACCCTCAAGCAGCTCGAAGCGCAGCTGACGGTCCGCCGCTACGACGGGTTCATCAGTAAGGGCCGCATCCGCGGCCGCATGAACCGCGACAGCTGA
- the rplO gene encoding 50S ribosomal protein L15, whose protein sequence is MKLHELKPNAGSRKNRKRVGRGPGGTDKTAGRGHKGQKSRSGAGKGSFFEGGRSRLIARLPKRGFNNVGVTFEVVNLAQLANIEDATIDRNVLELAGLVRRKNRPVKLLGSGDIARAVTIHVDAASEGAVKAVEAAGGKVILPEANEAEKAE, encoded by the coding sequence ATGAAACTCCACGAACTCAAGCCCAACGCCGGCAGCCGCAAGAACCGCAAGCGCGTCGGTCGCGGCCCCGGTGGCACCGACAAGACCGCCGGTCGCGGTCACAAGGGCCAGAAGAGCCGCAGCGGCGCTGGCAAGGGTAGCTTCTTCGAAGGTGGCCGCAGCCGCCTGATCGCCCGCCTGCCCAAGCGCGGCTTCAACAACGTCGGCGTGACGTTCGAAGTCGTGAACCTGGCGCAGCTGGCGAACATCGAGGACGCCACCATCGACCGCAACGTGCTGGAACTCGCGGGCCTCGTGCGCCGCAAGAACCGCCCCGTGAAACTGCTCGGCAGCGGCGACATCGCCCGCGCCGTGACCATTCACGTGGACGCCGCCAGCGAAGGCGCCGTGAAGGCCGTGGAAGCGGCCGGCGGCAAAGTCATCCTGCCCGAAGCGAACGAAGCCGAGAAGGCGGAGTAA
- the rpmD gene encoding 50S ribosomal protein L30 produces MKITLKRSVIGRPGYQVKTVHALGLKKIGQTREVSDTPAVRGMVNTVKHLLEVQE; encoded by the coding sequence GTGAAAATCACCCTGAAGCGCAGCGTCATCGGTCGCCCTGGCTACCAGGTGAAGACCGTTCACGCGCTCGGCCTGAAGAAGATCGGCCAGACCCGCGAGGTCAGTGACACCCCCGCCGTCCGCGGCATGGTGAACACCGTCAAGCACCTGCTGGAGGTGCAAGAATGA
- the rpsE gene encoding 30S ribosomal protein S5: MTSNRRNDRMDRESSEFEEKMLFVNRTSKTYQGGRRFRFAALVILGDRNGRVGMGIGKAKEVPVAIEKAKSIARKNMIMVPVENGTIPHDIVGVNSTSRVLLKPAGPGTGVIAGTVPRSIAELAGITNLLSKELGSRNKVNVAYAVFDGLKNLRTAKQVRALRGEVQPTGGAQ, translated from the coding sequence TTGACTTCTAACCGACGTAACGACCGTATGGACCGCGAAAGCAGCGAATTCGAAGAGAAGATGCTGTTCGTCAACCGTACGAGCAAGACCTACCAGGGCGGCCGCCGCTTCCGCTTCGCTGCACTCGTGATCCTGGGCGACCGTAACGGCCGCGTGGGCATGGGCATCGGCAAGGCGAAAGAAGTGCCCGTGGCCATCGAGAAGGCCAAGAGCATCGCCCGCAAGAACATGATCATGGTGCCCGTCGAGAACGGCACGATCCCCCACGACATCGTGGGTGTGAACAGCACCAGCCGCGTGCTGCTCAAGCCCGCAGGCCCCGGTACCGGCGTGATCGCGGGCACCGTGCCCCGCTCGATCGCCGAACTGGCCGGCATCACCAACCTGCTGTCCAAGGAACTGGGCAGCCGGAACAAGGTGAACGTCGCCTACGCCGTGTTCGACGGCCTGAAGAACCTCCGCACCGCCAAGCAGGTCCGTGCCCTGCGCGGCGAGGTGCAGCCCACCGGAGGCGCCCAGTGA
- the rplR gene encoding 50S ribosomal protein L18, with the protein MAAQTTVRRKLRARRKVRQAAGDRLRLSVYRSSKHIYAQIIDDSKGVTVAAASSAAVKTGTKTDTATAVGKALAEAALAKGVKKVVFDRGQYRYHGRVKALADAAREGGLDF; encoded by the coding sequence ATGGCTGCCCAGACTACCGTGCGCCGCAAGCTCCGCGCCCGCCGCAAAGTGCGGCAGGCCGCCGGAGATCGCCTGCGCCTCAGCGTGTACCGCTCCAGCAAGCACATCTACGCCCAGATCATCGACGACAGCAAAGGCGTCACCGTGGCTGCCGCCAGCAGCGCCGCTGTCAAGACGGGCACCAAGACCGACACCGCCACCGCCGTGGGCAAGGCCCTCGCGGAAGCCGCTCTGGCCAAGGGCGTCAAGAAGGTTGTTTTTGACCGTGGTCAGTACCGCTACCACGGACGCGTGAAAGCGCTCGCCGACGCGGCGCGGGAGGGTGGCCTTGACTTCTAA
- the rplF gene encoding 50S ribosomal protein L6 yields MSRIGKQPIAVPNGVTTSTQDGVFKVKGPKGELTVPYNTELTIKQDGDQLLVERPSDAQRHRALHGLTRTLVANAVKGVSDGYTINLELKGVGFRAKLAGKALELTIGYSHPVVIEPPAGVSFAVPEPTKIDVSGIDKQLVGQVAANVRKVRKPDAYHGKGVRFAGEKISLKAGKAGATGGKGKK; encoded by the coding sequence ATGTCCCGAATTGGCAAACAGCCCATCGCCGTCCCGAACGGCGTGACCACGAGCACCCAGGACGGCGTGTTCAAGGTCAAGGGCCCCAAAGGCGAACTGACCGTTCCCTACAACACCGAACTGACCATCAAGCAGGACGGCGACCAGCTGCTCGTCGAGCGTCCCAGCGACGCGCAGCGCCACCGCGCCCTGCACGGCCTGACCCGCACGCTCGTGGCGAACGCCGTCAAGGGCGTCAGCGACGGCTACACCATCAACCTGGAGCTCAAGGGCGTCGGTTTCCGCGCCAAGCTCGCCGGGAAGGCCCTGGAACTGACCATCGGTTACAGCCACCCCGTCGTGATCGAGCCCCCGGCCGGTGTCAGCTTCGCCGTGCCCGAACCCACCAAGATCGACGTGAGCGGCATCGACAAGCAGCTCGTCGGTCAGGTGGCCGCGAACGTCCGTAAGGTCCGCAAGCCCGACGCCTACCACGGCAAGGGTGTGCGCTTCGCTGGTGAGAAAATCAGCCTCAAGGCCGGTAAGGCTGGCGCCACCGGCGGGAAAGGGAAGAAATAA
- the rpsH gene encoding 30S ribosomal protein S8: MLSDPIADMLTRIRNATRTHKETVDVPASKFKEQLAKLLVAEGYVASYERLLPEGQKFDVLRLTLKYGAKREQVIKHIERISRPGRRAYVSAENLPRVQRGLGLAVVSTSKGLLADRDARKQGVGGEVICVLW; this comes from the coding sequence ATGTTGAGTGATCCCATCGCCGATATGCTCACGCGCATCCGCAACGCGACGCGCACCCACAAGGAGACCGTGGACGTCCCGGCCTCCAAGTTCAAGGAGCAACTCGCCAAGCTGCTCGTGGCCGAAGGCTACGTCGCCAGCTACGAGCGCCTGCTGCCCGAAGGCCAGAAGTTCGACGTGCTGCGCCTGACCCTGAAGTACGGCGCCAAGCGCGAGCAGGTCATCAAGCACATCGAGCGCATCAGCCGCCCCGGCCGCCGCGCGTACGTGAGCGCCGAGAACCTGCCCCGCGTGCAGCGTGGCCTGGGCCTCGCCGTGGTGTCCACGAGCAAGGGCCTGCTGGCCGACCGCGACGCGCGCAAGCAGGGCGTCGGCGGCGAAGTCATCTGCGTCCTCTGGTAA
- a CDS encoding type Z 30S ribosomal protein S14: MANTSKVVKAARGHKFAVQNYNRCSRCGRARGYYRFFGLCRICIREMAHKGELPGVKKASW, encoded by the coding sequence ATGGCTAACACCTCGAAAGTCGTCAAAGCTGCGCGCGGCCACAAGTTCGCCGTGCAGAACTACAACCGCTGCAGCCGCTGCGGTCGCGCCCGCGGGTACTACCGCTTCTTCGGCCTGTGCCGCATCTGCATCCGCGAGATGGCGCACAAGGGCGAACTGCCCGGCGTGAAGAAAGCCAGCTGGTAA
- the rplE gene encoding 50S ribosomal protein L5, protein MQQLKTKYNEQVRPAMMQQFGYSSVMAVPRIEKIVVNEGLGSAKEDSKAIDKAAKELALITLQKPIVTKAKKSISNFKLRQGMPVGIKVTLRGERMFVFLEKLINIGLPRIRDFKGVNPNAFDGRGNYNLGIKEQLIFPEITYDMVDKVRGMDITIVTTAKTDEEARALLQAMGLPFRK, encoded by the coding sequence ATGCAGCAACTGAAAACCAAGTACAACGAGCAGGTCCGCCCTGCGATGATGCAGCAGTTCGGCTACTCCAGCGTGATGGCCGTGCCCCGCATCGAGAAGATCGTCGTCAACGAAGGCCTCGGCAGCGCCAAGGAAGACTCCAAGGCGATCGACAAGGCCGCCAAGGAACTGGCGCTGATCACCCTGCAGAAGCCCATCGTCACCAAGGCGAAAAAGAGCATCAGCAACTTCAAGCTGCGCCAGGGCATGCCCGTGGGCATCAAGGTCACGCTGCGCGGCGAGCGCATGTTCGTGTTCCTCGAAAAGCTGATCAACATCGGCCTGCCCCGCATCCGTGACTTCAAGGGCGTGAACCCCAACGCCTTCGACGGCCGCGGCAACTACAACCTGGGCATCAAAGAACAGCTGATCTTCCCCGAAATCACCTACGACATGGTCGACAAGGTGCGCGGCATGGACATCACCATCGTGACCACCGCGAAGACGGACGAAGAAGCCCGCGCGCTCCTGCAAGCCATGGGCCTGCCCTTCCGCAAATAA
- the rplX gene encoding 50S ribosomal protein L24 gives MHIKKGDTVIVLSGKHKGKTGKVLLALPRDQKVVVEGVNLVTKNVKPSPANPQGGQEQRELALHASKVSIVDPETGKATRIRKTIVDGKKVRVAVASGKNID, from the coding sequence CTGCACATCAAGAAGGGTGACACCGTCATCGTCCTGAGCGGCAAGCACAAAGGCAAGACCGGCAAAGTGCTGCTGGCCCTGCCCCGCGACCAGAAGGTCGTCGTGGAAGGCGTGAACCTCGTCACCAAGAACGTCAAGCCCAGCCCCGCCAACCCCCAGGGCGGCCAGGAACAGCGCGAGCTGGCCCTGCACGCCAGCAAGGTGTCCATCGTGGACCCCGAAACCGGCAAGGCGACCCGCATCCGCAAGACCATCGTGGACGGCAAGAAAGTCCGCGTGGCCGTCGCGAGCGGCAAGAACATCGACTGA
- the rplN gene encoding 50S ribosomal protein L14 → MIMPQSRLDVADNSGAREIMCIRVLNSGIGGKGLTTGGGGNKRYAHVGDIIVASVKDAAPRGTVKAGDVVKAVVVRTSHAIKRADGSTIRFDKNAAVIINNQGEPRGTRVFGPVARELRDRRFMKIVSLAPEVL, encoded by the coding sequence ATGATCATGCCCCAGTCCCGCCTCGACGTGGCGGACAACAGCGGCGCCCGCGAGATCATGTGCATCCGCGTGCTCAACAGCGGCATCGGCGGCAAGGGTCTCACCACCGGCGGCGGCGGCAACAAGCGCTACGCCCACGTGGGTGACATCATCGTCGCTTCCGTCAAGGACGCCGCCCCCCGCGGCACCGTCAAAGCCGGCGACGTCGTCAAGGCCGTGGTCGTCCGTACCAGCCACGCCATCAAGCGTGCCGACGGCAGCACCATCCGCTTCGACAAGAACGCCGCCGTCATCATCAACAACCAGGGCGAGCCTCGCGGCACCCGCGTCTTCGGGCCGGTCGCCCGCGAACTCCGCGACCGCCGCTTCATGAAGATCGTGTCCCTGGCCCCGGAGGTGCTGTAA
- the rpsQ gene encoding 30S ribosomal protein S17, which yields MKKTFTGVVVSDKADKTVSVKVERKFAHPLYGKVVTRSHKYAAHDENNEYKIGDRVEIIAVRPISKTKTWKVTKLIERPRGIETTAVETEGGKA from the coding sequence ATGAAGAAGACCTTTACCGGCGTCGTCGTCAGCGACAAGGCCGACAAGACCGTCAGCGTGAAGGTCGAACGCAAGTTCGCCCACCCCCTGTACGGCAAGGTCGTCACCCGCAGCCACAAGTACGCTGCGCACGACGAGAACAACGAGTACAAGATCGGTGACCGCGTCGAGATCATCGCCGTGCGTCCCATCAGCAAGACCAAGACCTGGAAGGTCACCAAGCTGATCGAGCGCCCCCGCGGCATCGAGACCACCGCCGTGGAAACCGAGGGGGGTAAAGCATGA
- the rpmC gene encoding 50S ribosomal protein L29, which yields MKLSDMRNLQAADFAKEIDSRKKELMELRFQAAVGNLAQPHRVKQLRREVAQLNTILSERSKGEQA from the coding sequence ATGAAGCTCAGTGATATGCGTAACCTGCAGGCCGCCGATTTCGCCAAGGAAATCGACAGCCGCAAGAAGGAACTGATGGAGCTGCGCTTCCAGGCGGCCGTGGGCAACCTCGCCCAGCCCCACCGCGTCAAGCAGCTCCGCCGTGAAGTGGCTCAGCTCAACACCATCCTGAGCGAGCGCAGCAAAGGGGAGCAGGCATGA
- the rplP gene encoding 50S ribosomal protein L16 translates to MLLPKRTKFRKQHRGRMTGDAKGGDYVAFGDFGLIALEPAWIKSNQIEACRIVMSRHFRRGGKIYIRIFPDKPVTKKPAETRMGKGKGAVEYWVSVVKPGRVMFEVSGVTEEQAKEAFRLAGHKLPIQTKMVKREVYDEAQ, encoded by the coding sequence ATGCTTCTTCCCAAGCGCACCAAGTTCCGTAAACAGCACCGCGGCCGGATGACCGGTGACGCCAAGGGCGGCGACTACGTCGCGTTCGGCGACTTCGGCCTGATCGCCCTGGAACCCGCGTGGATCAAGAGCAACCAGATCGAGGCGTGCCGCATCGTGATGAGCCGCCACTTCCGCCGCGGCGGTAAGATCTACATCCGCATCTTCCCCGACAAGCCCGTCACCAAGAAGCCCGCCGAAACCCGAATGGGTAAAGGTAAAGGCGCCGTGGAGTACTGGGTCAGTGTCGTCAAGCCCGGCCGCGTGATGTTCGAAGTGTCCGGCGTGACCGAAGAGCAGGCCAAGGAAGCCTTCCGCCTGGCCGGTCACAAGCTGCCCATCCAGACCAAGATGGTGAAGCGCGAGGTCTACGATGAAGCTCAGTGA
- the rpsC gene encoding 30S ribosomal protein S3 gives MGNKINPNGFRLGITRTWNSRWYAGKKQYAGLLKEDEKIRKLVGKKLNAAGIARIEIERAGQQVNVIISAAKPGIVIGKGGESIKELRQDIERLVSAGTVAVNVAEIPNPNISAPLVALRIAEQIERRFAFRRAMKQAAQRVMESGARGVKIILSGRLGGAEQARTEMVREGRVPLHTLRADIDYGTARAETTYGSLGIKVMVFTGEVIGGKTETYARPQRRNDERRREDGDRPNRRRPAARRRPGGE, from the coding sequence ATGGGTAATAAGATCAACCCGAACGGCTTCCGCCTGGGCATCACCCGCACGTGGAATAGCCGCTGGTACGCCGGTAAGAAGCAGTACGCCGGTCTGCTGAAGGAAGACGAGAAGATCCGTAAACTCGTCGGCAAGAAGCTGAACGCCGCCGGCATCGCGCGCATCGAGATCGAGCGCGCCGGCCAGCAGGTCAACGTGATCATCAGCGCCGCGAAACCCGGCATCGTGATCGGCAAGGGCGGCGAGTCCATCAAGGAACTCCGCCAGGACATCGAGCGCCTCGTGTCCGCCGGGACCGTCGCCGTGAACGTCGCCGAGATCCCCAACCCCAACATCAGCGCGCCCCTGGTCGCCCTGCGCATCGCCGAGCAGATCGAACGCCGCTTCGCGTTCCGCCGCGCCATGAAGCAGGCCGCCCAGCGCGTGATGGAATCCGGCGCCCGCGGCGTCAAGATCATCCTGTCCGGCCGCCTCGGCGGAGCCGAGCAGGCCCGCACCGAGATGGTCCGCGAAGGCCGCGTGCCCCTGCACACCCTGCGCGCCGACATCGACTACGGCACCGCCCGCGCCGAGACCACCTACGGCAGCCTGGGCATCAAGGTCATGGTCTTCACCGGTGAAGTCATCGGCGGCAAGACCGAAACCTACGCCCGCCCCCAGCGCCGCAACGACGAGCGCCGCCGTGAAGACGGTGACCGCCCCAACCGCCGCCGCCCCGCCGCGCGGCGCCGCCCCGGAGGTGAGTGA
- the rplV gene encoding 50S ribosomal protein L22, giving the protein MTAPEFRNKKQRKQNVKLRTPGKAIAKYVRISPRKVRLVVDVIRGKSVRDAEDLLRFIPRAASEPVAKVLNSAKHNALHNDNMLEDRLVITAAYVDAGPTLKRLIPRARGSANIIKKRTSHITIVVGEKGNK; this is encoded by the coding sequence ATGACCGCTCCTGAATTCCGCAACAAGAAGCAGCGCAAGCAGAATGTCAAGCTGCGCACGCCCGGCAAGGCCATCGCCAAGTACGTCCGCATCAGCCCCCGCAAGGTGCGCCTGGTTGTCGACGTGATCCGCGGCAAGAGCGTCCGTGACGCCGAGGACCTGCTGCGCTTCATCCCCCGCGCCGCCAGCGAACCCGTCGCGAAAGTCCTGAACAGCGCCAAGCACAACGCGCTGCACAACGACAACATGCTCGAGGACCGTCTGGTCATCACCGCCGCGTACGTGGACGCCGGCCCGACCCTCAAGCGCCTGATCCCCCGCGCCCGTGGCAGCGCGAACATCATCAAGAAGCGCACCAGCCACATCACCATCGTCGTGGGCGAGAAGGGGAACAAGTAA
- the rpsS gene encoding 30S ribosomal protein S19, producing MPRSLKKGPFVDDHLLKKVDVQNEKKDKRVIKTWSRRSTIVPEMIGHTIAVHNGKQHVPVFVNEQMIGHKLGEFSPTRNYRGHGADKNAKGSKKK from the coding sequence ATGCCCCGTAGCCTCAAGAAGGGCCCGTTCGTGGATGACCACCTCCTGAAGAAGGTCGACGTCCAGAACGAAAAGAAGGACAAGCGCGTCATCAAGACCTGGAGCCGCCGCTCCACCATCGTTCCCGAAATGATCGGTCACACCATCGCCGTGCACAACGGCAAGCAGCACGTGCCCGTCTTCGTGAACGAGCAGATGATCGGCCACAAGCTCGGCGAGTTCAGCCCCACCCGCAACTACCGCGGCCACGGCGCTGACAAGAACGCCAAGGGGAGCAAGAAGAAATGA
- the rplB gene encoding 50S ribosomal protein L2 — MAVKKYRPYTPSRRHMTTADFSGLTKKRPEKALTEALPKTGGRNNRGRITSRFIGGGHKRLYRIIDFKRRDKAGVPAKVAAIEYDPNRSARIALLNYVDGEKRYVLAPEGLQVGAMVNSGPEAEPKLGNALPLRFVPVGAVVHSVELIPGKGAQLARSAGTSIQVQGKEGDYVILRLPSGELRRVHSECYATIGAVGNAEHKNINIGKAGRSRWLGRKPHQRGSAMNPVDHPHGGGEGRTGAGRVPVSPWGQPAKGLKTRKKRKNSDRFIITRRGGK, encoded by the coding sequence ATGGCCGTCAAGAAATACCGTCCCTACACCCCCAGCCGTCGCCACATGACGACTGCGGACTTCAGCGGACTGACCAAAAAGCGCCCCGAAAAGGCGCTCACCGAGGCGCTCCCCAAGACCGGTGGCCGTAACAACCGCGGCCGCATCACCAGCCGCTTCATCGGCGGCGGTCACAAGCGCCTGTACCGCATCATCGACTTCAAGCGCCGCGACAAGGCCGGCGTGCCTGCCAAGGTCGCCGCGATCGAGTACGATCCCAACCGCAGCGCCCGCATTGCCCTGCTGAACTACGTCGACGGCGAGAAGCGCTACGTGCTCGCGCCCGAAGGCCTGCAGGTCGGCGCCATGGTCAACTCCGGCCCCGAAGCCGAACCCAAGCTCGGCAACGCGCTGCCCCTGCGCTTCGTGCCCGTCGGTGCCGTCGTGCACAGCGTGGAACTGATCCCCGGCAAGGGCGCTCAGCTCGCCCGCAGCGCCGGGACCAGCATCCAGGTGCAGGGCAAGGAAGGCGACTACGTCATCCTGCGCCTGCCCAGCGGCGAACTCCGCCGCGTGCACAGCGAGTGCTACGCCACCATCGGTGCCGTCGGCAACGCCGAGCACAAGAACATCAACATCGGTAAGGCCGGCCGCAGCCGCTGGCTCGGCCGCAAGCCCCACCAGCGCGGTAGCGCCATGAACCCCGTGGATCACCCCCACGGCGGTGGTGAAGGCCGTACCGGCGCGGGCCGCGTGCCCGTCAGCCCCTGGGGCCAGCCCGCCAAGGGCCTGAAGACCCGCAAGAAGCGCAAGAACAGCGACCGCTTCATCATCACCCGCCGCGGCGGGAAGTAA
- a CDS encoding 50S ribosomal protein L23 — translation MSHYDIIQAPVISEKAYAGMERGVYSFWVSPKATKTEIKGAIQKAFGVTVIGISTMNVPGKRKRVGRFMGHRADRKKAIVRLADGQTIAALEGQA, via the coding sequence ATGAGCCACTACGACATCATCCAGGCCCCCGTGATCAGCGAGAAAGCCTACGCAGGCATGGAACGCGGCGTGTACTCCTTCTGGGTCAGCCCCAAGGCCACCAAGACCGAGATCAAGGGCGCCATCCAGAAAGCGTTCGGCGTGACCGTGATCGGCATCAGCACCATGAACGTCCCCGGCAAGCGCAAGCGCGTCGGCCGCTTCATGGGCCACCGCGCCGACCGCAAGAAGGCCATCGTGCGCCTCGCCGACGGCCAGACCATCGCCGCCCTTGAAGGCCAGGCCTAA
- the rplD gene encoding 50S ribosomal protein L4, whose protein sequence is MAQINVIGKNGGRTIDLELPEVNSGVLHDVVTWQLASRRRGTASTKTRAEVSKTGKKMYGQKGTGNARHGDRSVPSFVGGGVAFGPKPRSYSYTLPRKVRQLGLAMALAARQETGKLIAVDGYDQDGKTKNFVAWAKENGMDGSERVLIVTDDAATRQAARNVAWATVLPVAGLNAYDILRHERLVIDAVVLEPAQEGEEA, encoded by the coding sequence ATGGCGCAGATCAACGTCATCGGCAAGAACGGGGGCCGCACCATCGACCTCGAACTGCCGGAAGTGAACAGCGGCGTCCTGCACGACGTCGTCACCTGGCAGCTCGCCAGCCGCCGCCGCGGCACGGCCAGCACCAAGACCCGCGCGGAAGTCAGCAAGACCGGCAAGAAAATGTACGGTCAGAAAGGCACCGGTAACGCCCGTCACGGCGACCGCAGCGTCCCCAGCTTCGTGGGCGGCGGCGTGGCCTTCGGCCCCAAACCCCGCAGCTACAGCTACACCCTGCCCCGCAAGGTCCGTCAGCTGGGCCTCGCGATGGCCCTGGCCGCGCGCCAGGAAACCGGCAAGCTGATCGCCGTCGACGGTTACGACCAGGACGGCAAGACCAAGAACTTCGTCGCCTGGGCCAAAGAAAACGGCATGGACGGCAGCGAGCGCGTGCTCATCGTCACCGATGACGCCGCGACCCGCCAGGCCGCCCGTAACGTCGCCTGGGCCACCGTGCTGCCCGTCGCCGGCCTGAACGCCTACGACATCCTGCGCCACGAGCGCCTGGTGATCGACGCGGTCGTGCTCGAGCCCGCGCAGGAAGGGGAAGAGGCATGA
- the rplC gene encoding 50S ribosomal protein L3, with amino-acid sequence MKGILGTKIGMTQIWKGDKAIPVTVVLAGPCPVVQRKTAASDGYEAVQIGYAPKREKSVNKPEAGHFKKAGVSPVRFLREFRDFNPEGDTVSIDIFAEGEKIDATGTSKGKGFQGVMKRWNFKGGPASHGSKKWHRRPGSIGQRKTPGRVYKGKRMAGHMGMDRITVQNLEVVEIRADENIILVKGAIPGANGGLVVLRQAAKGGK; translated from the coding sequence ATGAAGGGCATCCTCGGCACCAAGATCGGCATGACCCAGATCTGGAAGGGCGACAAGGCCATTCCCGTGACCGTCGTGCTGGCCGGCCCCTGCCCCGTCGTGCAGCGCAAGACCGCTGCCAGCGACGGCTACGAGGCCGTGCAGATCGGCTACGCGCCCAAGCGCGAGAAGAGCGTCAACAAGCCCGAAGCCGGTCACTTCAAGAAGGCCGGGGTCAGCCCCGTGCGCTTCCTGCGTGAATTCCGCGACTTCAACCCCGAAGGCGACACCGTCAGCATCGACATCTTCGCCGAAGGCGAGAAGATCGACGCGACCGGCACCAGCAAGGGCAAAGGCTTCCAGGGCGTCATGAAGCGCTGGAACTTCAAGGGCGGCCCCGCCAGCCACGGTTCCAAGAAGTGGCACCGCCGCCCCGGCTCGATCGGCCAGCGCAAGACGCCCGGCCGCGTGTACAAAGGCAAGCGCATGGCCGGCCACATGGGCATGGACCGCATCACCGTCCAGAACCTGGAAGTGGTCGAAATCCGCGCTGACGAGAACATCATCCTGGTCAAGGGTGCAATCCCCGGCGCCAACGGTGGCCTCGTTGTCCTGCGTCAGGCCGCCAAGGGAGGCAAGTAA